GTGCGCGGTCCCAGCTTGGCCGCCGGAATATCCCGAGACGACGTTGCTGACGCCCCGCAGCGATTCGAAGACGCCTTCCATCCCCCAGAAGCACCCGCCGGCCAGCACGATTTTGGCGGTGCCGGGCGCCGCCTGCGCTTGCTCCGCGGGCGGGTCCGGAAAAGCGGCGGCGCCGAGCGCGAAAACCGCGGCGCCGGCGAGCAGGACGTTCTTGAGGAAGCGCATGTTCATCGCTCCTCATTATCGCAGCGCCGCCCGAAAAGGTTCCGTAGGGCGCCTTACATATGAAGAAGCCGATGAAAAGGCGTGCGTTTGCGGCCGGCACGCTCGCGGCTGTCTCAGGGTTGCGAGGGGTCGCGTTCGCGCAAGACATCGATACCAAACTTGCGCAGCTCGAAGAAACGAGCGGCGGCCGCTTAGGGGTTGCGGTTTTCGACGCGCACGGCGTGCAACGCGTGAGCTATCGGCCGGGCGAACGTTTTCTGATGTGCAGCACGTTCAAGTTGCTCGCCGTTGCGGATGTGTTGGCGCGCGTCGACGCAGGTACGCTGCGGCTCGAGCATCGCATGCACTACTCAAAGGACGATTTGCTGGAGTACGCGCCGGTTACGCGCGCGAACGTCGGCCGCGGGTGGATGACGATGCGGGAGCTTTGCGCGGCTGCGATCGAGTTGAGCGACAACACTGCTGCCAACCTCATACTCAAACGCGTCGGCGGTCCCGCAGGCATGACTCGCTACGTGCGCAGTGTTGGTGACCACTACACGCGCCTCGATCGTATCGAGCCGTATCTCAATCGGCCGACTCCGGGTGATTCGCGTGACACGACGACGCCCGAAGCGATGGGATTCGATGCCTATCGTCTGTTGCTGCGCGATCAGATCTTGAGCGCGAGGTCACGTGCGATGTTGACCGACTGGATGCGCCGCTCGACGACGGGTCTCGATTTATTGCGTGCCGGATTTCCGGCGTCGTGGCGCGCGGGCGACAAAACGGGACTTGGCGGTGGACACACGCCAAACGGTGATAACGATACGCGCAACGACGTCGCGATCGTGTGGCCGCCGGGACGCTCACCGTTCATCGCGTCCGTCTATCTTACCGACGTTACCGTTGCGGCGGAAAAGCGTGACGCCGTGCTCGCGGATGTGGCTCGCGCTATCGTGGGCATGAAATGGTAGATCCCGCCGTCCAGAAAGTGCTCGACGGTATTCACGCCGGATGGGAGATCGTCGCGTGCGATCCTGCTCTGGCCGACACCGCGAATTTCGTGCAAGCATATGGCTATTCGCTCGAAGATTCCGCAAACACGATCGTTGTGATCGGGAAAGCGGACCCGCCCCGTTATGCTGCGTGCGTCGTTCTCGCTAACACGCGGCTCGACGTGAATCGTGCCGTAAAACAGAAGATCGGCGCGCGCGCGTCATTCGCGTCGGGCGAAGACGTCGAGCGGATGACCGGCATGACGATCGGGGGCGTCACGCCGATCGGGATCACCGATATTCCGATTTGGGTCGATGCGCGCGTAATGACGCGCGAAAAAATCATCTTGGGCGGCGGAAATCGTTCGAGCAAGATCCTCGCCCCGCCGGGCATCTTTTTGGCCCTCCCGAACGCGGAGATCGTCGAGGGTCTCGCGATTTAAAAGGAGGCGTGTCGATTTGGGGCCGCGCCGTTCGACATGTTGGCGAAAGAACTCGTCGCTATAAGCTGCGATTGCCACCTGCCATGTGCGCGCATTTCGTACCCGCGCTGCGAACGCGAGCTGCTGCGAAAACGCGCCTCCAGTTAGGCTTTTCGGGCGAGAATGACAAGAGTGCCCCCTCGTCATATGGTGACGTTGTGGAGCGTCCAACGCGCGTAGCCATTTTCGGAGCCGGACCAT
Above is a genomic segment from Candidatus Baltobacteraceae bacterium containing:
- the bla gene encoding class A beta-lactamase; protein product: MKRRAFAAGTLAAVSGLRGVAFAQDIDTKLAQLEETSGGRLGVAVFDAHGVQRVSYRPGERFLMCSTFKLLAVADVLARVDAGTLRLEHRMHYSKDDLLEYAPVTRANVGRGWMTMRELCAAAIELSDNTAANLILKRVGGPAGMTRYVRSVGDHYTRLDRIEPYLNRPTPGDSRDTTTPEAMGFDAYRLLLRDQILSARSRAMLTDWMRRSTTGLDLLRAGFPASWRAGDKTGLGGGHTPNGDNDTRNDVAIVWPPGRSPFIASVYLTDVTVAAEKRDAVLADVARAIVGMKW
- a CDS encoding YbaK/EbsC family protein produces the protein MVDPAVQKVLDGIHAGWEIVACDPALADTANFVQAYGYSLEDSANTIVVIGKADPPRYAACVVLANTRLDVNRAVKQKIGARASFASGEDVERMTGMTIGGVTPIGITDIPIWVDARVMTREKIILGGGNRSSKILAPPGIFLALPNAEIVEGLAI